The Bos taurus isolate L1 Dominette 01449 registration number 42190680 breed Hereford chromosome 18, ARS-UCD2.0, whole genome shotgun sequence genome has a window encoding:
- the C18H19orf47 gene encoding uncharacterized protein C19orf47 homolog isoform X2, which produces MVSVTMATSEWIQFFKEAGIPPGPAVNYAVMFVDNRIQKSMLLDLNKEIMNELGVTVVGDIIAILKHAKVVHRQDMCKAATESVPCSPSPLPSEIRRGASSAASRMITNSLNRDSPPGTPPRRPDTSTSKISVTVSNKMAAKSAKAAALAHREEESLSVPTKRRRVTAEMEGKYIINMPKGTTPRTRKILEQQQAAKGLHRTSVFDRLGAETKADTTTGNKPTGVFSRLGATPETDEDLAWDSDNDSSSSSVLQYAGVLKKLGRAPAKASPQPALTVKAKATSSAPTAAAPTLRRLALSSRPAPERKPEALSKVSIIQRLGKPALVPEAQDSQVTSTKSPTVRCVLPDPPAPPASQRRPRRRWRRASRDC; this is translated from the exons ATGGTCTCGGTGACTATGG CCACTTCTGAGTGGATCCAGTTCTTTAAGGAAGCTGGCATTCCTCCAGGACCTGCTGTCAATTATGCCGTGATGTTTGTGGATAATAG AATCCAGAAGAGCATGCTGCTGGACCTCAACAAGGAGATCATGAATGAGCTGGGCGTGACTGTGGTGGGCGACATCATTGCCATCCTCAAGCATGCCAAGGTGGTGCACCGCCAG GATATGTGCAAAGCTGCCACTGAGTCGGTGCCCTGcagccccagccccctcccaAGCGAGATTCGTCGAGGTGCCTCTAGCG CCGCCTCCCGAATGATCACCAACAGCCTGAACCGAGACTCCCCACCCGGCACCCCCCCGAGGCGGCCAGACACCAGCACCTCCAAGATCTCTGTCACCGTGTCCAACAAGATGGCAGCAAAGAGTGCCAAGGCTGCTG CCCTGGCCCACCGAGAGGAGGAGAGCCTGAGTGTTCCCACCAAGCGGCGCCGGGTCACCGCCGAGATGGAGGGAAAGTACATTATCAACATGCCCAAAGGCACCACCCCCAGGACCCGGAAGATCCTggagcagcagcaggcagcaaAAG GTCTCCACAGGACATCTGTGTTTGATCGCCTCGGCGCTGAGACCAAGGCAGACACCACAACGGGGAATAAA CCCACCGGAGTCTTCAGCCGCCTGGGGGCCACGCCCGAGACAGACGAGGATCTGGCTTGGGACAGTGACaacgacagcagcagcagctctgtccTGCAGTACGCCGGGGTCCTGAAGAAGCTAGGCCGCGCCCCCGCCAAGGCCAGCCCGCAGCCTGCACTGACTGTCAAGGCCAAGGCGACGAGCTCGGCGCCGACCGCTGCCGCCCCCACGCTGCGGCGCCTGGCCCTCTCTTCGCGCCCGGCGCCCGAGAGGAAGCCAGAGGCCCTGTCCAAAGTCAGCATCATCCAGAGACTGGGCAAGCCTGCCCTCGTGCCCGAGGCCCAGGACAGCCAGGTCACCAGCACCAAGA GCCCGACTGTCCGCTGCGTCCTGCCTGACCCTCCTGCACCTCCGGCCTCCCAGCGGCGCCCTCGTCGGCGGTGGCGTCGAGCCAGTAGAGACTGTTAG
- the C18H19orf47 gene encoding uncharacterized protein C19orf47 homolog (The RefSeq protein has 1 substitution compared to this genomic sequence), translating into MVSVTMATSEWIQFFKEAGIPPGPAVNYAVMFVDNRIQKSMLLDLNKEIMNELGVTVVGDIIAILKHAKVVHRQDMCKAATESVPCSPSPLPSEIRRGASSAASRMITNSLNRDSPPGTPPRRPDTSTSKISVTVSNKMAAKSAKAAALARREEESLSVPTKRRRVTAEMEGKYIINMPKGTTPRTRKILEQQQAAKGLHRTSVFDRLGAETKADTTTGNKPTGVFSRLGATPETDEDLAWDSDNDSSSSSVLQYAGVLKKLGRAPAKASPQPALTVKAKATSSAPTAAAPTLRRLALSSRPAPERKPEALSKVSIIQRLGKPALVPEAQDSQVTSTKSPTVRCVLPDPPAPPASQRRPRRRWRRASRDC; encoded by the exons ATGGTCTCGGTGACTATGG CCACTTCTGAGTGGATCCAGTTCTTTAAGGAAGCTGGCATTCCTCCAGGACCTGCTGTCAATTATGCCGTGATGTTTGTGGATAATAG AATCCAGAAGAGCATGCTGCTGGACCTCAACAAGGAGATCATGAATGAGCTGGGCGTGACTGTGGTGGGCGACATCATTGCCATCCTCAAGCATGCCAAGGTGGTGCACCGCCAG GATATGTGCAAAGCTGCCACTGAGTCGGTGCCCTGcagccccagccccctcccaAGCGAGATTCGTCGAGGTGCCTCTAGCG CCGCCTCCCGAATGATCACCAACAGCCTGAACCGAGACTCCCCACCCGGCACCCCCCCGAGGCGGCCAGACACCAGCACCTCCAAGATCTCTGTCACCGTGTCCAACAAGATGGCAGCAAAGAGTGCCAAGGCTGCTG CCCTGGCCCACCGAGAGGAGGAGAGCCTGAGTGTTCCCACCAAGCGGCGCCGGGTCACCGCCGAGATGGAGGGAAAGTACATTATCAACATGCCCAAAGGCACCACCCCCAGGACCCGGAAGATCCTggagcagcagcaggcagcaaAAG GTCTCCACAGGACATCTGTGTTTGATCGCCTCGGCGCTGAGACCAAGGCAGACACCACAACGGGGAATAAA CCCACCGGAGTCTTCAGCCGCCTGGGGGCCACGCCCGAGACAGACGAGGATCTGGCTTGGGACAGTGACaacgacagcagcagcagctctgtccTGCAGTACGCCGGGGTCCTGAAGAAGCTAGGCCGCGCCCCCGCCAAGGCCAGCCCGCAGCCTGCACTGACTGTCAAGGCCAAGGCGACGAGCTCGGCGCCGACCGCTGCCGCCCCCACGCTGCGGCGCCTGGCCCTCTCTTCGCGCCCGGCGCCCGAGAGGAAGCCAGAGGCCCTGTCCAAAGTCAGCATCATCCAGAGACTGGGCAAGCCTGCCCTCGTGCCCGAGGCCCAGGACAGCCAGGTCACCAGCACCAAGA GCCCGACTGTCCGCTGCGTCCTGCCTGACCCTCCTGCACCTCCGGCCTCCCAGCGGCGCCCTCGTCGGCGGTGGCGTCGAGCCAGTAGAGACTGTTAG
- the C18H19orf47 gene encoding uncharacterized protein C19orf47 homolog isoform X1, with translation MVSVTMATSEWIQFFKEAGIPPGPAVNYAVMFVDNRIQKSMLLDLNKEIMNELGVTVVGDIIAILKHAKVVHRQDMCKAATESVPCSPSPLPSEIRRGASSAASRMITNSLNRDSPPGTPPRRPDTSTSKISVTVSNKMAAKSAKAAALAHREEESLSVPTKRRRVTAEMEGKYIINMPKGTTPRTRKILEQQQAAKGLHRTSVFDRLGAETKADTTTGNKPTGVFSRLGATPETDEDLAWDSDNDSSSSSVLQYAGVLKKLGRAPAKASPQPALTVKAKATSSAPTAAAPTLRRLALSSRPAPERKPEALSKVSIIQRLGKPALVPEAQDSQVTSTKSKSSAEVKVTIKRTLVGPRGSSSTEGLGAQMDHAGTVSVFKRLGRRTF, from the exons ATGGTCTCGGTGACTATGG CCACTTCTGAGTGGATCCAGTTCTTTAAGGAAGCTGGCATTCCTCCAGGACCTGCTGTCAATTATGCCGTGATGTTTGTGGATAATAG AATCCAGAAGAGCATGCTGCTGGACCTCAACAAGGAGATCATGAATGAGCTGGGCGTGACTGTGGTGGGCGACATCATTGCCATCCTCAAGCATGCCAAGGTGGTGCACCGCCAG GATATGTGCAAAGCTGCCACTGAGTCGGTGCCCTGcagccccagccccctcccaAGCGAGATTCGTCGAGGTGCCTCTAGCG CCGCCTCCCGAATGATCACCAACAGCCTGAACCGAGACTCCCCACCCGGCACCCCCCCGAGGCGGCCAGACACCAGCACCTCCAAGATCTCTGTCACCGTGTCCAACAAGATGGCAGCAAAGAGTGCCAAGGCTGCTG CCCTGGCCCACCGAGAGGAGGAGAGCCTGAGTGTTCCCACCAAGCGGCGCCGGGTCACCGCCGAGATGGAGGGAAAGTACATTATCAACATGCCCAAAGGCACCACCCCCAGGACCCGGAAGATCCTggagcagcagcaggcagcaaAAG GTCTCCACAGGACATCTGTGTTTGATCGCCTCGGCGCTGAGACCAAGGCAGACACCACAACGGGGAATAAA CCCACCGGAGTCTTCAGCCGCCTGGGGGCCACGCCCGAGACAGACGAGGATCTGGCTTGGGACAGTGACaacgacagcagcagcagctctgtccTGCAGTACGCCGGGGTCCTGAAGAAGCTAGGCCGCGCCCCCGCCAAGGCCAGCCCGCAGCCTGCACTGACTGTCAAGGCCAAGGCGACGAGCTCGGCGCCGACCGCTGCCGCCCCCACGCTGCGGCGCCTGGCCCTCTCTTCGCGCCCGGCGCCCGAGAGGAAGCCAGAGGCCCTGTCCAAAGTCAGCATCATCCAGAGACTGGGCAAGCCTGCCCTCGTGCCCGAGGCCCAGGACAGCCAGGTCACCAGCACCAAGAGTAAGTCCTCAGCTGAGGTCAAGGTCACCATTAAGAGGACTCTGGTGGGGCCCCGGGGGAGCAGCTCCACCGAGGGCCTGGGTGCCCAGATGGACCACGCGGGCACCGTGAGCGTATTCAAAAGACTGGGCCGGAGGACCTTCTAG